A stretch of Linepithema humile isolate Giens D197 chromosome 3, Lhum_UNIL_v1.0, whole genome shotgun sequence DNA encodes these proteins:
- the Gbeta13F gene encoding guanine nucleotide-binding protein G(I)/G(S)/G(T) subunit beta-1: protein MNELDSLRQEAETLKNAIRDARKAACDTTLAQATSGMEPIGRIQMRTRRTLRGHLAKIYAMHWGSDSRNLVSASQDGKLIVWDSYTTNKVHAIPLRSSWVMTCAYAPSGSYVACGGLDNICSIYSLKTREGNVRVSRELPGHTGYLSCCRFYDDNQIVTSSGDMSCALWDIETGQQCTSFIGHTGDVMSLSLAPDTRTFVSGACDASAKLWDIREGSCKQTFPGHESDINAVTFFPNGYAFATGSDDATCRLFDIRADQELAMYSHDNIICGITSVAFSKSGRLLLAGYDDFNCNVWDSMKTERAGILAGHDNRVSCLGVTEDGMAVATGSWDSFLRIWN, encoded by the exons GATGCCAGGAAAGCAGCATGCGACACGACCTTGGCCCAGGCCACATCGGGCATGGAACCTATCGGTCGCATACAAATGCGTACAAGACGTACGCTTCGCGGTCATTTAGCTAAGATTTATGCGATGCACTGGGGAAGTGACTCGAG GAATCTAGTCTCCGCGTCGCAAGATGGCAAATTGATCGTTTGGGATAGTTATACCACCAATAAGGTTCACGCGATCCCATTGCGATCCTCATGGGTAATGACTTGTGCATACGCGCCCTCCGGTAGTTACGTAGCGTGCGGTGGGCTGGACAATATCTGTTCCATCTATAGTCTTAAAACTAGGGAAGGGAATGTCCGGGTGAGCAGGGAGCTTCCAGGACATACTGGCTATTTGTCCTGCTGTCGATTCTACGACGACAACCAAATCGTCACCAGCTCCGGCGACATGTCttg TGCTCTATGGGACATCGAGACCGGTCAACAGTGCACCTCGTTCATCGGGCACACTGGCGACGTAATGTCCCTGTCGTTGGCGCCGGACACGCGCACTTTTGTGTCTGGTGCGTGCGACGCCAGTGCGAAGTTGTGGGACATTCGGGAGGGTTCTTGCAAGCAGACTTTCCCGGGCCACGAGAGTGACATAAATGCCGTCACG TTCTTCCCGAATGGATACGCTTTCGCGACAGGCTCGGACGATGCGACCTGCAGACTCTTCGATATCAGGGCGGACCAGGAACTCGCGATGTACAGTCACGACAATATTATTTGCGGCATCACCAGCGTAGCTTTCAGCAAGAGCGGTAGATTATTGCTGGCGGGCTACGACGATTTCAACTGCAACGTCTGGGATTCCATGAAGACGGAGCGAGCTG GAATCCTCGCTGGGCATGATAATCGCGTGTCTTGCCTCGGCGTTACGGAAGACGGCATGGCGGTAGCGACGGGCTCCTGGGATTCGTTCCTACGCATTTGGAACTAA